The nucleotide sequence AGCGCCCGCGGCGCGAACCGCGGCGGCGGCGAGCATCGAGCGAAGAATCGAACCGCGCATGTCCATCCTCCGTAGTGGCGTGACGTTCACTCCAGCTCGATGAGCACCGCGCCCTTCTCCACCGCCGTGCCCGGCGTGGCGAGAATCGCGCGCACGCGACCCGCGGCCGGCGCGCGAAGCTCGTTCTCCATCTTCATCGCCTCCATCACCACCAACCCTTGGCCGGCCCGCACTTCGTCGCCCGGATGCGCGTTGACTCGTACGATGAGTCCCGGCATCGGCGCGACCAACGGCGCCGGTCCAGACGGCCCCGCGTTTTTTCCCGAGAGCTCGCGAATCGCGCGGGCGCGTTCGTCGAGCGCCTCGACCTCGAACCGATAGCCGTCCAGCCACAACGTGTATGCACCGCGGGCGGCGGGTCGCACAACTACCCGGTGAACCTCGTCGCCGATCGTGACCATTCGAACGGGGGTCCCGCTGACCGATTCAACGGTTGCCGAGACGCGCTCGCCGTCGACCTGCACGCCATTCTCGTCGAGCGTGACCTCGTGGTCCTCGCCGTTCACCGTGACGTAGTACTTCACGCGGCCTCGGTCTCGGACGCCGGTACGAGCTCGCACACCGTTTCGACGTGCGCGGTCTGCGGGAACATGTCGAACGCCTGCAACGACGCCACGCGAAACCCGGGCAAACGCGCCACATCGCGCGCCAGCGTGGCGGGATCGCAGCTCACGTAAATCACGGCGCGCGGCGCCGGCGAGGCCGCGGCGATCGACGCCGTGACGCGCTCGTGCACCCCGACGCGCGGCGGGTTGAGGAGAATGACGTCCGCCGGAAGCGTCTGCTCGATGACGTCCTCGACGCGCGCCGTGAGCGATCGAGATCCCGCGAACGGAGCGAGCGACTCCGCACATTCGGCGGCGGCGTCGCGGTCGGCTTCCACGGCCGTAACGCGCGCGCCGTCGCTCGCCAACGGAACCGCGGTGGCCCCGGCGCCCGAGTACGCGTCGACCACGCTCGCCGGCCGGTAACGCCTGGCGCGCTCGAGCACGTACGCGTGTAGTTCGGCGCCGACCTCGGTGTTCACCTGGGCGAACGACGCGCTCGCATCTCGAGCCGGGCTCGTTCCGCGCGACGCCACGAGATTGCGCGCGCGGTGCGTCGGTTGCCACCACAGCGTCGTCGCCGACGGAACGGCCTCGAAGAACTCCGCTCGCCGGGGCCACGCGTTGCCGCCTCGCACGACGACGGACACGTCCTCTCCCGCCAATTGCACGGCGCCCCGAAGCTCGTCGGCGTCGGGCAACAAGCGCCCGGCCGCCGCGATGTCCTTCCACACCGCCAGCACGCGCTCGTCGGTGATCGGACAGTCGCGGAGCGCGAAGATCCGATCCGGGTCGTCGTACGGACGCAGCCCCATCGTCCAGGAGTCGGACTGGCCGGCGCGACGCATGGTGAGCGTCAGCTTTCTCCGATATCGCCAGCGGCGCGGGCTTGCCTCGATCGACGGCAGGTCGGCGGAGCGCTTACCGATGCGGGCCAGCGAATCGCGGATGATGCGGCGCTTGGCCTCCAACTGTGCATCGTAGCCGATGTGCTGAAGCTGGCAGCCGCCGCACTTGTCGGCGACGTAGTGCGGGCATTCCGGCGTCACACGGTCCGGAGACGGACGAACGATCGAATCGATCTCTCCGCGGGCGAAGCGGCGTTGCACCTCGACGCGCGCCCGTACTCGGTCGCCCGGAGCCGCGCGCGGCACGAACACCACGACACCATTCGAGCGCCCGACGCCGTCGCCGCCGGCCGCGATGGAGTCGATGTCCAGCTCGGCCAGCGTCATCGCAATCCCTCGAGGCGCCCCACCTGCACCCAATCGTCGCGACGGCCGCCTCCCCCTCCATCGACACGTGCGGTGCCGGCGGCCGGCGTTTGTCGAAGTGCGCGACGGTCGCGGTCGGCGATCAGCGCGCCGACGAGCGCGGCGGCCTTCGCCGTTGCGGGCGGAGCCGGCGCGCGCACGATCGAATCGAGTCGACGCTCGAGCCACTGGATCTCGATCGCCCCTGCCTTGAACTCGGCGTCTTCCATCACGCGCAGGTGAAAGTCGCGCGAGCTCTCGATGCCTTCGATCGTCAGCTCGAGCAGCGCGCGGTGCATGCGCGCCACCGCAGCCTCGCGCGTCGGCGCATGCACGATGAGCTTCGCGAGCATCGGATCGTAGAAGAGTCCGATCTCACTTCCCGTTTCGATCCCGCCGTCCCAGCGGACGCCCGGGCCGCCGGGCACGTGGAGGTAGCTGATCCGCCCGGTCGATGGGAGAAAACCATTGCTCGGATCTTCGCTGGTAATGCGGCACTCGATCGCCCAGCCGCGCGGGACGATCTCTTCTTGTCTATACGGAAGGCGCTCGCCGGCCGCGATTCGAATCTGCCACTGCACGAGGTCGATCCCCGTTACCAACTCGGTGACGGGGTGCTCGACCTGGAGCCGCGTGTTCATCTCGAGGAAGTAGAACCTGCCGTCGCGGTCGAGCAAGAACTCGCAGGTACCCGCGTTGAAGTACCCCGCGGCGCGCGCCGCGCGCACGGCTGTCTCTCCCATTGCGCGGCGGAGCTCCGGAGTCACGGCGACGCTCGGCGATTCCTCGATCATTTTCTGGTGGCGGCGCTGCACGGAGCATTCGCGCTCGTTGAGCGACAGCATCGTACCGTGCTGGTCGCCGAGGACCTGAATCTCCACGTGGCGCGGGCCGACGATGTACTTCTCGACGTAGACCGCGTCGTCGCCGAAGGCGTTCTTCGCTTCGCGCCGCGCCGAGTCGAGCGCGGTTTCCATGTCCGCGGCGGCGCGAACGAGGCGCATGCCTTTGCCGCCTCCGCCGGCCGCCGCCTTGAGCAGCACCGGATACCCGAACTCGTCGGCGATCTTGCGCGCGTCCGCGGCGTCGGCGAGCGGCGTCGTCGTGCCGGGAACGACGGGGACCTGGGCGCCGATCGCCAGCTGACGCGCGGCGGTCTTGCTCCCCATCGCGGCGATGGCTTCCGCCGGCGGCCCGATGAACGTGAGTCCGGCGTCGCGCACCGCGCGTGCGAACCACTCACGTTCGGAGAGGAATCCGTACCCGGGATGAATAGCCTGCGCGCCAGCGCGTTTCGCGGCCTCGATGATCTTCTCTCCGCGAAGGTAGCTCTCGCTCGACGGCGGCGGCCCGATGTTCACAGCCTCGTCCGCTTCCCGAACGTGCGGCGCGCGCGCGTCGGCGTCACTGTACACGGCGACGGAGCCGATTCCCATTTCCCGGCACGCGCGGACGATGCGCAGCGCGATCTCGCCGCGGTTGGCGACGAGGACCTTGGAAAAGCTCACAGCGGAATGTTGCCGTGTTTCTTCGGCGGGTTGCGGTCGCGCTTCGCCCGAAGCGTTTCGAGCGCGCCGATGAGCCGGGGACGCGTGTCGCGCGGATCGATGATGTCGTCCACATAACCGCGCCCGGCGGCGACGTACGGATTCGCGAACTTCTCCGTGTACTCGGCCACCTTCGCGTCGGTCGCCTTGGCCGGATCGGAGCTGTCGTTGATCTCTTTCCGGAAGAGAATCTCGACCGCGCCCTTGGGGCCCATCACGGCGATCTCCGCCGTCGGCCACGCGACGTTGTAGTCGCCGCGAATGTGCTTGGACGACATGACGTCGTATGCGCCGCCGTACGCCTTGCGCGTGATCACCGTGAGCTTGGGCACGGTCGCTTCACAATACGCATAGAGCAGCTTGGCGCCGTGCTTGATGATTCCGCCGTGCTCCTGCGCGGTGCCGGGCAGGAATCCGGGCACGTCCTCGAACGTCACGATGGGGATGTTGAACGCGTCGCAGAAGCGAATGAAACGCGCCGCCTTGAGCGACGCGCTGATGTCCAACACGCCGGCGAGCACGGCCGGCTGGTTGGCGACGATCCCGATGCTGATTCCACCGAGATGGGCGAACCCGCACACGATGTTCTGTGCGTACTCGCGCTGCACTTCGTAGAATCGGCCGTCGTCGACGACGCGGCTGATGACGTGGTGAATGTCGTACGGCTTGTTCGGATGGTCCGGCACGACGTCGAGCAACGCCTCGTCTCGCCGGTCGCGCGGATCGGTGCCTTTGCCGCGCGGCGGGTCGTCGAGGTTGTTCTGCGGAATGAACGCGAACAGCTCGCGGATCGCGGCGAGACACGCCGGCTCCGACTCGTGCACGAAATGCGCGACGCCCGACGTGCCCGCGTGCGTGTCGGCGCCGCCGAGGCGCTCCATCGTCACGTCTTCGTGCGTGACCGTTTTTACGACGTTCGGCCCGGTCACGAACATGTACGACGTGCCGCGCGTCATGTAGATGAAATCCGTGATCGCCGGCGAATAGACCGCGCCGCCGGCGCAGGGACCGAGCACCGCCGAGATTTGTGGAACGACGCCTGACGCGAGCGTGTTGCGCAGAAAGATCTCGGCATAACCGCCCAGCGAGACCACGCCTTCCTGAATGCGCGCGCCGCCGGAGTCGTTCAGCCCGATCACCGGCGCGCCGTTGCGCACGGCGAGATCCATGACCTTGCAGATCTTCTCGGCGAAGGCTTCGGAGAGCGACCCCCCGAAGACCGTGAAATCCTGCGAGAACACGTAGACCAGCCGTCCGTCGATCCGGCCGTATCCCGTGACGACACCGTCGCCGTAGTACTTCTCGTCCTCGAGCCCGAAGTCCGTGGACCGGTGGACGACGAAGCGGTCGAACTCCACGAAGCTCCCCTCATCCAGCAAAAGGTCGAGCCGCTCTCGCGCCGACAGCTTGCCCTTGGCGTGTTGGGCCTGGACGCGGCGCTCGCCGCCTCCCTGCTCCGACTCGGCTGCCCGGCGCTCGAGAAGGTCGAGCTTGTCTCGCATGGTCATAGGCGGAAAAAGCTACGACCGCCCGACGCGGCATTCTAGACTTGCGATGCGTGCGGGGCGCCGCCTTAGCGTGGCGCGCGAACTCGGCGAAGCACGACCGTGAGCGGCAGCGTGTCGGTCAACGTGAGCGACACGGGCATCGATGCCCGCTCGTAGCCGGCACGCTCGACCTGGATCGTCGCGCTCGACCGTGGGACGAACCCGAGGCTCACCGTACCGGTCGCCGTGGTGAGCGCCGATTTTCCGCTCGCGGAATCGCGAACCGCGGCGCCGGCTACCGGTGCCCCTGATTCCGCATCGAACACCCCGAGCACGCGACGGCGGCTGCTCGATCCGCCCAGGCGGACGACGCGTGGCGCGTGCCCGTCGGGGGTCGACGCGTCGCCCAATCCGGGGACGTCGTGGATGAATCGTATCTCACGGACACGCTGCGACTCTTCGTCGTCGAGCATGCGAGACCCGTCGGGGAGACTGTTGGCTCGTCCGGGCCGTCCGCCGCTGCGCGGCAACACGTTGCGCCCGACCGAGAACGTGATCACGGGCACGCCGCTCACCAACTCGTCGAACGTCGTCTCGACGACGACGGAGTCGTACGAGCTGGTGTACCGCGACTTTTTTGACAGCGAGATCGCGGATCGTCGAATGACGTAGGTCGCCGGGTCGAGGTACATCGTGCCATCGATGTCCGGATCGTCGATGTCCTGCGCGGCCTTGAAGTCGACGCGCCTGAACGTCTGGCCGTCCACCGTCGTCTCACCGACGTCGTGGAAGCAGTGGTGCTTCACGAATTCGGCGTCGGCGAAGACCGCGAGTGTCGGAATCATCACGGCGTACCGCACGCCAAGGACGGACACTCCGGAGGCGACGATGATGTCGCCCGGCTTGTAGTGCCATTTCTGATCGCTCGGCACCTGAATCGAATCGGTCTTCGTGATGACCGAAATGGTGTCGGCCCGCGCAACCGAATCTGATTTCTGTCGCGGTTTCGGTTCCTCGACCAGGTGACTGAACCGTCGTTCGACGACGGACGTGAATGGGTAGCGGGCGCTGACCAGCCGGAACTGTTCGGCATTCAGTTGTAGCTGTTGGAACACCTGCGCGAGCGCGTCGCTCGCCGTCGGCGCGCCCGGCGAGCGGCACGCCTCGTCCGTGACCCGCACGGCGGCCAGCGTCACCGGAATTCGCGAAAGCTCGATTCTCACGCGCGTCGTGTCGTTGGCACGAACGACGAGCTGCGTATCGACCGGCGTGAATCCGACGTGGCGGACCCGCAGGCGAATCATTCCGGCCGGCAGGTCGATCTGAAACGCGCCGCTGTCGCTGGTGAGCCGATCCGTCGACAGGCCGGCGACGGAAACGCCGGAAAATGGAAGCGCGACGGCCGCCACCTTGTCGACGACGCTGCCGACGACGTGGCCGGTCTGGGCGACCACCAAACAAGGAATCAGCGACAGCGCCGCTGCACGGACGAGAATCATCGGTCTCGAATGAGTGGCCGATACATGGGCTTGGCGACTGTTCGACGCAAGCGCTCGCGTCACACGAGAGCGTGCTCTACAGGATGTACTGGCGCTTCAATCGTATGTCCTGCGATGGAATCGGGCTTTGCCCGTGCCGAAACACTTTGACGCCGGGACGGCGCTCGGTCGGGACCATCTTGATCGACTCGCGGAAATCCTGATTCACGGCCGAAAGCTCGGCCAGCACCGCCTCGCGAAGTCGCTCGGTCTCGGGCAGGATCGCGTCCGCCTCCAGCTCGAACCAGACGTCGACGCGTTTGTTCGCGTCGTCGTCCTCGTACGGGTGCAACGCGAAATTGGTCACGCGGTCGCCGAGGCTGTCGACGCGCAGTATCACGTGCTGGATGTCCTCGGGCGTGATCTTGCAACCGTAGAACCCAACGGCGTTGTCCTGCCGCCCCCAATGAAAGAGCAGCGGCAAGTCGACCAACGGCGCGGGCAGATCGACACCATGACGCGCCGCCGCGGCCGCGACTTCGCGCATCGGCAGGACGACGCCCCGGTCGCGGATGTTGTAGCGAATCCGCGGCGACACGTTCTCCAGCCGGTTGACGGTGATGAGAAGATTCCGGTCCGCGTCGCTCTCGATGTAGTAGTTGAGCGGATCGTACTGAAACACCATGGGCAACGTTTCCCGCCCGTACAGGTCGTCGCCGAGCGATGCGTTCGACGCGAGCGCGTCGCGCACCGCGATCGTGAAATCCGTCTCGACGGCGATGTTGATCTCGAGGTCCGACGCGCCGAAGCTCGAGATCGTCTTTCGAAACCGCCGGTTGAGCGCGGCGCGGAGCGGCTGTGACATCCCTTCGCCCCCAACGACGGCGCACACGTCGTACTCGGCCCAATCGATGTCCGCCGTGTCGACGAGTCCCTTCAGGAACGGCGGGTACCCCGTGATCACGTACTTGTATTTCGGGCCGAGCAGCTTGAGCGTGCCGATCACCTTCGCCGCATCCGGGCCGATCGACTTGAGCACGCAGAGGTCGACGAGTGACATGGAGACGTTCATGCCCGTCGCCCAGGGGCCGAGCGCAAACGCGTTGAGCAGCACGAACGGCTCGTCGCCGAACGCCGACCGCGTCGCGAACTGAAGGAGACGTCTCGCGGCCGCGCGTTCGCTCGGGCCGCGGATCCAGTTGCTCGCCTGTCCGCTCGATCCCGACGACTCGTCGATGACCGCGCCGTGGAGCGGCAGCCGTCCGCCCTGGCAGAGCTTCTCCAACGACCACCGCTTGATGTAGCCGACCTTGTCCATCGGCGGCACGTCCTCGAAGCGCCTGGCGTCGAATGCCCCGTGCTCGCGCAGGAATTCCTCGTACGCGGGCACGGTCCGGCGCGCGTTGAAGAACGCCGCCGCCGCGCGCGTGCGCGCGACCCAGTGCCGCGTCTTGGTCGAGAACACCGGTGCGAAGAGCGTCCGGTACGCGCCCCACGACGACAACGCGACGTCGCCCAAGCGGCTGAGCGCCCGCCCGGCGAGCGGATCGAAGGTCCTATTCATGCTCGACGATGCTCCGCAGCCGCGGCGCGCGCGGCGGGACGTCGCTGTATCCGAAGCGAAAGACCAGCCAGCAGTCGTCGACGTCGAATTGCCGTGCGATGGCGTCGGCGTACTTCGCGTTCGTGAGCATCGATCCCATGGGCTGCATGTAGATGTCGTGCGCCGCCATCTCGAGCCAGAACGCCATCAGCATGCGTCCGGCGTGGACGAGATCCGGCCACTCGACGAACGGGCCGCAGAGCAGCCCAACGTGGCGCGTGCCGCGCTGCGTGCGAAGGTAGCGTCGCCTCGCGAATTGGCGAAACCCGGGAAGCCGGTACAACCACGGCGTGGCGAAGGCGGAGCGAAGCTCCCATGCCGGCTGATTCATCGGCCGTTCCCAGAGCCCATCGCCGTCGGGCGGCGTGTCGCCGTATCGGTACCACCCGCGGATCTCTTCGCGCTCGTCGCCGAGCTGCAAGTTGTCGATCACCGCGTCGGTGTTGAGACGCAGGACGCGCCGGACGAGCGCCGCGTCGTCGAACGAGAGAAAACGGTGGCCGTACACGCCCGCCACGTGCGCCATCGCGCTCGTGCTCGCTCCCAGCACGGGCCGGTCGTGATAGGGCAACCGAGACGTTCGCCGGGTCTCGAGTAGGGCGCGGAGACCGTCCCGCGGCTCGATGCGCATGGTCCAGCGTGTCTCGGCGGGATCCACGGGACCGGGCTCGCTGAGCGTTGCTCGTCCGAGAAGCACGCGCCGGGACGCGGTGTGGAGGTTCGCGATGTCGACGAGCGGCGCGACGTCGATCGCGATGTCCCGCCCGACGTATCGGGCGGCGTGCTCCAACGCCGTCGCGAAAATCCCGAACGCGGCGGCCATGTAGAGGTTGCCATGGTCCTCGCGCGGCAGCAGGCGCTCTCGGACCACGACGAGATCCGCGTTTCGCGGACCGCGCGGCACGATGCGAAACGGCTGCGTGTTGTGCGGCGTGGGTGCAAGCCGCGCGACGTCCCCGATGCGATCCCAGACCCGGTCGTACAACTGACCTCCTCGAGCGGTCACTCAAAACCCCTCGGCGAAGAAGCCGAGGGCGCTTTGAAGTCAAACGCAAGACACCGCTCTGGTCTACCGTCGACGATCGCGGCATCGACGTGAGATGACGTTGGCGCGGAGCGTCGGACGTCGGCACATTCCCCGTCATGACCGATCTAATCAGACGCGCGCTCGCGCTGGCGGCCGCGCTCGCCGTTCCGACGGCCCGCACGGCGCCGCAATCCGCGGCAGCCCTTCCGAGCGCGATGCGCGCGCGCATCGACTCCATTGCCACGCAGGAGATGGCCGCGCGCGGCGCGCCGAGCGTCTCGCTCGCCGTCGTGAAGGACGGCGCCATCGCCTACACCAACGCCTATGGTTTGGCCCGACTCGCGCCACCGATGCGCGCGGTGCCATCGATGCGCTACAGCATCGGTTCGGTGAGCAAGCAGTTCACCGCGACCGCGATCCTGATGCTCGCCGAGCAAGGCAAGCTGTCGCTCGACGACAAGGTGTCGCGCTTCGTCCCCGGGCTCACGCGGGCCGACGAAGTGACGATCCGCCAGATCCTGTCGATGACGTCCGGCTACCAGGACTACTGGCCGCAGGACTACGTGATGCCGCCGATGCTGAAGCCGATCACCGCGCAGGCGATCATCGACCAATGGGCGAAGAAGCCGCTCGACTTCGAGCCCGGCACGAAATGGCAGTACAGCAACACGAACTTCGTCATCGCGGGCCTCATCGTCGAGAAAGCGAGCGGAATTCCGCTCGTCGATTTTCTCAAGCAACGAATTTTCACGCCGCTCGACATGAAATCCGTCATGATCATCGACCAGGGTCCGCTCGGTCCCGGCGATCCCGAGCGATACGAGCGGTTCGGGCTCGGGCCGCCGCGCATCGCGCCGAAGGAGGGGGCGGGATGGCTCTACGCGGCCGGCGAGCTCGCGATGAAGTCGAGCGATCTCGCGACGTGGGACATTTCCGTCATCAAGCAATCGCTCATGACTCCGCCGTCGTACCACACCCAGCAGACGACGATCCTGCTCGCCGACGGGCGCTCCACCGGCTATGGACTCGGCGTCGACGTGGGATCGTTCCAAGGACATCGATTGATCTCGCACGGCGGCGAGGTCTCCGGCTTCTCCACGCGGAACATGATCTTCCCGGACGACCGCGTGGCGATCGTCGTGTTCGCGAACCTCTTCGCGACCGACGTGCAGGCCGTGATCGCGAATCGAATCGCCGATCTGCTGTTCTCGGCGACCGATCAGGCGACGGAGAAGTCCGTTGCGCAGGCAAAGGCGATCTTCCTCGGCTTGCAGAAGGGGCACCTCGATCGATCGCTCTTCACGTCAAACGCCAACGCCTGGTTCAGCGACGTGGCGATTCGGGATTTCCAATCGAGCCTGGCGCCCTGCGGCACGGTCACCGACGTGCGGCAGACAGCGACGTCGCTGCGCGGCGGAATGACCTATCGCGACTACGCCGTGCGCTGCGGCCCGAAGACCTACTCCGTGTCGACGTTCGTCATGCCCGACGGGAAGTTGGAGCAGTACATCGTGACGCCCGAGTAGCGCGAGTTCATTCGGCCCGAAGGGCGACGGCCGGATCCACCCGCGCCGCGCGTGCGGCCGGCATCCAACAGGCCGCGAGGCCGATGCCGGCCAGCGCGACGGCGACCGTCGCCAACGTAAATGGATCATTGGGTGCGACGCCGAAGAGCAACCCTCGGAGCATGCGAGCCGCGGCGAGCGCTCCCACGAAACCGAACGCGACGCCCGCCGCGAGGAGAACGCCGCCCTCGCGCAGTACCATGCGACGCACGCGTCCGGCGTCGGCGCCGACGCTCATGCGAATGCCGATCTCGTGAATTCGGGACGACACGGAAAATGCGAGCACCGCGCCAATGCCGACCATGGCGATCACGAGAGCCAACCCGGCGAAGGACATCAAGAAGATCGCATTCAGCCTGCGCGGCGCGACCGATTTGTCACGGATCGCCTCGAGCGTGCGAACCCGCTCGATCAACTGTTGCGGCGACACCTCGCGAATGGCACGCATCACCGCGGGCACGAGCGCCGCGGGGTCGGCCTGCGAGCGAATCACCAGAACTCCCGAGAACACCATCCCTTGATTCAGCGGCAGGAACACGGTTGGCGTCGGCGGAGCATCGACACCGTCGTCGTGCGTGTCGGCCGCGATGCCGACGATGGTCGACGCTTCGCTGCCCGACGCCAAGTTCGCCTTCATCCAACCCGTCCACGCGATGCGCCGGCCGACCGGATTGGTGTTGCCGAACAGTCGCTTTGCGAATGATTGCGTCACGATAACGACCGGTGCGCCGCCCGCGAGGTCGGTTGCCGTGAACGCGCGCCCGGATACGATGCGCATGCCCGCGGCCTCGAAGTAACGCGCGTCCACACTCTTGCTGATGGCGCGCGGGATCGCTTCGCCTTGCGCGAGCGGACGGTCGTCGGGCAGGATCTCCTGCGCCATCCTGTCGCTCGAGAGCGGCACGCCGTCTCCCATCGCGACCAGGGAGACTCCCGGGAGCGCGGCGACGCGATCGCGATCTCGCGCGAGGAGCGTCTGGTTCTCCAGTTGCTGCTGCTGCGGTGTTCCGCTCGACGAATGAAACGGGAGCTCGAGCGTCAGCACGTGGTCGACGCGCACTCCGGCATCGACGGCGTCGAGCTTCACGAGCGTTCGCACGAGCAACCCGGCCCCCGTCAGCAAGATCATACAGGCGCCGACCTGCGCGACGACGAGCAGCCGTTGGAAGCGCTGCCGGCCCCGTCCGAGCGTTGCGCGCGAGCCGACGCTCGTGGGAGCAGCCTCAGCTCCCCCAGGGAGCCGTGACACGTAGGCAATGCCGATCGCGGCGATCACGCTGGTGGCCAAGCACACGCCGAGGACGACACCGTCGACGTGAATCTCGTCCGCGCGCGGCGTCAGCTGCGCGACGAACGAGACGAGCATCTTCATCCCGGCCATCGCCATGCCAATGCCCAACGCGCCGCCGGCGACGGTCAGCGCGAGATTCTCGGCGAGCAAGAGCCGCCGGAGCCGCCAGCGCCCTGCTCCGAGCGCGGCACGCACGACCAGGTCGCGCTCGCGACCGACCGCGCGCATGAGCGTGAGATTGGTGACGTTGGCACAGGCGATCAGCAGCACGAATGCGGCGGCCGCCATGAGCAGCCACACCGTGAGCTTCGCGCGTGCGTTGATCGCGTCGCGAAGAGGCGTCACAGCCACGGTGTATCGCGCGGCCTTCTCGTACTGGTCCGGGTGGTCGCGGAACATGTTCGACGCGACCGTCGCGGTCTCGAGACGCGCTTGCTCCACGGTGGCGCCAGGGGCGAGGCGCGCGAACACCTCGGTCATGCGGTGCGTTCGGCTCGTCACCATCGCGGCGCCCAGGTGGTGCGGGCTCGTGACGAGGTTCCCGTACACGTCAGTCGGTTGCGGGAACGGCGTCACCGGCTCCACGACCCCGACGATCGTCGCAAGAATGGAGTTGATGTTGATGCGCTTCCCGATGACCGCCGGGTCGCCGCCGAACCGCTTCACCCAGAACTGGTTGGACAGCACCACGACCGGCGCGGCGTCCTTGTCGTCGTCGCGCGGCGCGAACACTCGGCCGGCGACGGCCTCGAGACCCATGACGTCGAAGTAGTTGCCGCTCACGACGCCCGTCGAGATGCGCTCCGGGAAGCCGTCGTCGCCGACCATCGTGAACGACATGGCCGAGTATTCGGCCACGCGCGCGAAGGCCTTCACGCCGGCGCGGAAGTCGGCGATCTCGGGTACGGAGAACGTCTCGTTTTGTTGGCCGACGCCCGACGCCGATTGGCGGAGATAGACGAGCTGCCGATCGTCGCGATTCGATAGCGACCGGAGCAACGTCCCGCGCAGCACGGTGAACATCGCCGTGTTGGCGCCGATGCCGAGGCCAAGCGTCACGATCACCGCGGCCGTGAATCCCGGAGCGCGGCGCAAGCCGCGCAGCGCGAACACGAGGTCGCGCGCGAACTCCTCGAACGCACGTGTGCCGCGTGCATCGCGCACGCGCTCCTTCTGATACGCGATTCCACCGAAACGCCGCAGCGCCGCCGCGCGGGCTTCGATGGAAGACATGCCTCGCCGGATGTTCTCCTGCGTCTCGCATTCGATGTGATCGCGCATCTCGTCG is from Gemmatimonadaceae bacterium and encodes:
- a CDS encoding biotin/lipoyl-containing protein produces the protein MRARTGVRDRGRVKYYVTVNGEDHEVTLDENGVQVDGERVSATVESVSGTPVRMVTIGDEVHRVVVRPAARGAYTLWLDGYRFEVEALDERARAIRELSGKNAGPSGPAPLVAPMPGLIVRVNAHPGDEVRAGQGLVVMEAMKMENELRAPAAGRVRAILATPGTAVEKGAVLIELE
- a CDS encoding carboxypeptidase regulatory-like domain-containing protein, whose protein sequence is MILVRAAALSLIPCLVVAQTGHVVGSVVDKVAAVALPFSGVSVAGLSTDRLTSDSGAFQIDLPAGMIRLRVRHVGFTPVDTQLVVRANDTTRVRIELSRIPVTLAAVRVTDEACRSPGAPTASDALAQVFQQLQLNAEQFRLVSARYPFTSVVERRFSHLVEEPKPRQKSDSVARADTISVITKTDSIQVPSDQKWHYKPGDIIVASGVSVLGVRYAVMIPTLAVFADAEFVKHHCFHDVGETTVDGQTFRRVDFKAAQDIDDPDIDGTMYLDPATYVIRRSAISLSKKSRYTSSYDSVVVETTFDELVSGVPVITFSVGRNVLPRSGGRPGRANSLPDGSRMLDDEESQRVREIRFIHDVPGLGDASTPDGHAPRVVRLGGSSSRRRVLGVFDAESGAPVAGAAVRDSASGKSALTTATGTVSLGFVPRSSATIQVERAGYERASMPVSLTLTDTLPLTVVLRRVRAPR
- a CDS encoding acyl-CoA carboxylase subunit beta; this translates as MTMRDKLDLLERRAAESEQGGGERRVQAQHAKGKLSARERLDLLLDEGSFVEFDRFVVHRSTDFGLEDEKYYGDGVVTGYGRIDGRLVYVFSQDFTVFGGSLSEAFAEKICKVMDLAVRNGAPVIGLNDSGGARIQEGVVSLGGYAEIFLRNTLASGVVPQISAVLGPCAGGAVYSPAITDFIYMTRGTSYMFVTGPNVVKTVTHEDVTMERLGGADTHAGTSGVAHFVHESEPACLAAIRELFAFIPQNNLDDPPRGKGTDPRDRRDEALLDVVPDHPNKPYDIHHVISRVVDDGRFYEVQREYAQNIVCGFAHLGGISIGIVANQPAVLAGVLDISASLKAARFIRFCDAFNIPIVTFEDVPGFLPGTAQEHGGIIKHGAKLLYAYCEATVPKLTVITRKAYGGAYDVMSSKHIRGDYNVAWPTAEIAVMGPKGAVEILFRKEINDSSDPAKATDAKVAEYTEKFANPYVAAGRGYVDDIIDPRDTRPRLIGALETLRAKRDRNPPKKHGNIPL
- a CDS encoding serine hydrolase domain-containing protein is translated as MTDLIRRALALAAALAVPTARTAPQSAAALPSAMRARIDSIATQEMAARGAPSVSLAVVKDGAIAYTNAYGLARLAPPMRAVPSMRYSIGSVSKQFTATAILMLAEQGKLSLDDKVSRFVPGLTRADEVTIRQILSMTSGYQDYWPQDYVMPPMLKPITAQAIIDQWAKKPLDFEPGTKWQYSNTNFVIAGLIVEKASGIPLVDFLKQRIFTPLDMKSVMIIDQGPLGPGDPERYERFGLGPPRIAPKEGAGWLYAAGELAMKSSDLATWDISVIKQSLMTPPSYHTQQTTILLADGRSTGYGLGVDVGSFQGHRLISHGGEVSGFSTRNMIFPDDRVAIVVFANLFATDVQAVIANRIADLLFSATDQATEKSVAQAKAIFLGLQKGHLDRSLFTSNANAWFSDVAIRDFQSSLAPCGTVTDVRQTATSLRGGMTYRDYAVRCGPKTYSVSTFVMPDGKLEQYIVTPE
- a CDS encoding acetyl-CoA carboxylase biotin carboxylase subunit; amino-acid sequence: MSFSKVLVANRGEIALRIVRACREMGIGSVAVYSDADARAPHVREADEAVNIGPPPSSESYLRGEKIIEAAKRAGAQAIHPGYGFLSEREWFARAVRDAGLTFIGPPAEAIAAMGSKTAARQLAIGAQVPVVPGTTTPLADAADARKIADEFGYPVLLKAAAGGGGKGMRLVRAAADMETALDSARREAKNAFGDDAVYVEKYIVGPRHVEIQVLGDQHGTMLSLNERECSVQRRHQKMIEESPSVAVTPELRRAMGETAVRAARAAGYFNAGTCEFLLDRDGRFYFLEMNTRLQVEHPVTELVTGIDLVQWQIRIAAGERLPYRQEEIVPRGWAIECRITSEDPSNGFLPSTGRISYLHVPGGPGVRWDGGIETGSEIGLFYDPMLAKLIVHAPTREAAVARMHRALLELTIEGIESSRDFHLRVMEDAEFKAGAIEIQWLERRLDSIVRAPAPPATAKAAALVGALIADRDRRALRQTPAAGTARVDGGGGGRRDDWVQVGRLEGLR
- a CDS encoding TRAM domain-containing protein, which codes for MTLAELDIDSIAAGGDGVGRSNGVVVFVPRAAPGDRVRARVEVQRRFARGEIDSIVRPSPDRVTPECPHYVADKCGGCQLQHIGYDAQLEAKRRIIRDSLARIGKRSADLPSIEASPRRWRYRRKLTLTMRRAGQSDSWTMGLRPYDDPDRIFALRDCPITDERVLAVWKDIAAAGRLLPDADELRGAVQLAGEDVSVVVRGGNAWPRRAEFFEAVPSATTLWWQPTHRARNLVASRGTSPARDASASFAQVNTEVGAELHAYVLERARRYRPASVVDAYSGAGATAVPLASDGARVTAVEADRDAAAECAESLAPFAGSRSLTARVEDVIEQTLPADVILLNPPRVGVHERVTASIAAASPAPRAVIYVSCDPATLARDVARLPGFRVASLQAFDMFPQTAHVETVCELVPASETEAA